A DNA window from Haloferax volcanii DS2 contains the following coding sequences:
- a CDS encoding Cdc6/Cdc18 family protein has product MTSDESEGGTRDPLFRYDQPIFANEDILKISHLPGPDKIVGRDEHMSKVAQALNPAIFGREPTHLFIFGKTGSGKTLTARLVSERLQHEAVREDVDVRIAVIDCGEQHTEASVIKTLASQVNDPSKSGMTIPERGLSTGDYYNRLWQVLDTCSDVTIVILDEIDMLRDDEVLRKLSRAGENQKIVDSRIGIIGISNKIDYPEELTERVKSSFAHDELVFPSYDANQLREILENRKDAFKPGVLTDDVIPLASALAAQEHGDARKAIDILRNAGRIARNESAETVTDDHVRAAKEKSEADRFSELLEGTATQSKAVLYSLVLQTGGRKTAEITTNKIYRQYLTVADDLDMDQLSERRVQELLQELDFLNVIQSEVRGRGRGQGVHGTHRLLEDPDIVKRVLLRDSRISTLE; this is encoded by the coding sequence ATGACATCGGACGAGAGCGAGGGTGGGACCCGCGACCCGCTGTTCCGCTATGACCAACCCATTTTCGCGAACGAGGATATCCTCAAAATCTCTCATCTCCCCGGTCCCGACAAGATTGTCGGCCGCGACGAGCATATGTCGAAAGTCGCACAGGCGCTCAACCCCGCCATCTTCGGACGCGAACCGACCCATCTGTTCATCTTCGGCAAGACCGGGTCGGGAAAGACGCTCACCGCTCGCCTCGTGAGCGAGCGACTCCAACACGAGGCGGTCCGCGAGGACGTCGACGTCCGCATCGCCGTCATCGACTGCGGCGAACAGCACACCGAGGCCTCGGTCATCAAGACGCTCGCCTCGCAGGTCAACGACCCGTCGAAAAGCGGGATGACGATTCCCGAGCGCGGGCTGTCGACCGGCGACTACTACAACCGCCTGTGGCAGGTGCTCGACACCTGTTCCGACGTGACCATCGTCATCCTCGACGAAATCGATATGCTCCGCGACGACGAGGTGCTCCGAAAGCTCTCGCGCGCGGGCGAGAATCAAAAGATAGTGGACTCGCGCATCGGCATTATCGGCATCTCGAACAAAATCGACTACCCCGAGGAACTCACGGAGCGCGTCAAATCGAGCTTCGCCCACGACGAACTCGTCTTCCCGTCGTACGACGCGAACCAACTCCGCGAAATCCTCGAAAACCGGAAGGACGCGTTCAAGCCCGGCGTCCTCACCGACGACGTGATTCCCCTCGCGAGCGCGCTCGCCGCCCAGGAACACGGCGACGCCCGGAAGGCCATCGACATCCTGCGCAACGCCGGCCGAATCGCGCGAAACGAGAGCGCCGAGACCGTCACCGACGACCACGTGCGGGCGGCCAAGGAGAAAAGCGAGGCCGACCGCTTCAGCGAACTCCTCGAAGGGACCGCCACGCAGTCGAAGGCCGTCCTCTACTCGCTGGTCCTCCAGACCGGCGGCCGGAAGACCGCCGAGATTACGACGAACAAGATTTACCGACAGTATCTCACCGTCGCCGACGACCTCGACATGGACCAACTCTCCGAGCGCCGCGTGCAGGAACTCCTGCAGGAACTCGACTTCCTCAACGTCATCCAGTCGGAGGTCCGCGGGCGCGGCCGCGGACAGGGCGTCCACGGGACCCACCGCCTGCTCGAGGACCCGGACATCGTCAAGCGAGTGCTCCTCCGGGACAGCCGTATCTCCACGCTCGAATAG